Proteins from a genomic interval of Sphingobacterium lactis:
- a CDS encoding CPBP family intramembrane glutamic endopeptidase has protein sequence MEPTMLFEEPKNPAWKSLIILLGLTFACSLFIQFFAIILVLIFSGFDTQVIDFTTGQPNPENTFVIYVLLGASSLSTFLIPALILQMIEKRQYLYFPAQPQRASLYIVLTLLFMVASGPMMALISDWNKSMNLPAGLDALENWMRTNEDNMGDLIRRIVMVDSIPLLLLNLLVMAVIPAVVEEFYFRGSLQHIFGRMFRNAHVAIWVTAIIFSAIHLQFYGFFPRMILGLIFGYALLWTNNIWIPIIGHFVNNAYVTIYAYTYAKEGKTFEELQASEVYSVPIYIASIIGCIAIGYYFYKQSNQQKLTHESKLDKDQGLY, from the coding sequence ATGGAACCAACAATGTTATTTGAGGAACCGAAAAATCCCGCTTGGAAATCCCTGATTATCCTATTGGGGCTGACCTTTGCGTGTTCCCTGTTTATTCAGTTTTTCGCGATTATCCTCGTGTTGATCTTTTCGGGATTTGATACACAGGTCATTGATTTCACGACGGGGCAACCCAATCCTGAAAATACGTTCGTGATCTATGTGCTGCTCGGAGCGAGCAGTTTGTCGACTTTTCTGATACCGGCCCTGATTTTGCAAATGATCGAAAAGCGCCAATATCTATATTTTCCGGCTCAACCACAGCGAGCAAGCCTGTACATTGTCCTGACCTTGCTGTTTATGGTGGCAAGCGGGCCAATGATGGCATTGATCAGCGATTGGAACAAGAGCATGAATTTGCCTGCCGGTCTGGATGCGCTGGAAAATTGGATGCGAACGAATGAGGACAACATGGGTGATTTGATCCGTCGCATAGTGATGGTGGACAGCATTCCGTTGCTGCTGTTAAATCTCTTGGTGATGGCAGTCATTCCCGCAGTTGTAGAAGAATTCTATTTCCGAGGATCCCTGCAACATATTTTCGGCAGGATGTTCAGGAATGCACATGTAGCCATCTGGGTGACGGCCATAATATTCTCCGCAATACACCTACAGTTCTATGGGTTTTTTCCGCGGATGATCCTGGGTTTGATATTTGGCTATGCCCTGCTCTGGACCAATAATATCTGGATTCCCATCATTGGACACTTTGTGAACAATGCCTATGTGACGATCTATGCCTATACCTATGCAAAGGAAGGCAAAACCTTTGAGGAACTGCAGGCTTCCGAAGTGTACAGCGTGCCGATCTATATCGCGAGCATAATCGGCTGTATCGCCATCGGCTATTATTTTTATAAGCAATCAAATCAACAAAAACTAACCCATGAATCCAAATTGGACAAAGATCAAGGTTTATACTAA
- a CDS encoding DsbA family oxidoreductase, which yields MLIEIWSDIMCPFCYIGKDHFEKALAQLSFKDELEVVYRSYQLDPNYHHQAGDTTYSYLSQSKGMPIDQVRAMTGQVVQMAKQTGLVIDFDRSIPANTFKSHELIHYAASVGKGTEMKGRLFKAHFEEGLNIEDESVLVTLATEVGLDAAGTKEALSSDTYAYEVKQDLNEAKQIGIRGVPFFLFNRKYAVSGAQPTDAFVEVLEKSFSEWRESNPKITFLNPDKDAPSCTDDSCSI from the coding sequence ATGTTAATAGAAATCTGGTCAGATATCATGTGTCCTTTCTGCTACATCGGCAAGGATCATTTTGAGAAAGCTTTGGCACAGCTGAGCTTTAAGGATGAATTGGAAGTGGTGTACAGAAGCTACCAATTGGATCCGAATTACCACCATCAGGCTGGTGATACGACGTATTCCTACCTGAGTCAGTCCAAGGGTATGCCTATCGACCAGGTTCGCGCCATGACTGGGCAAGTTGTCCAAATGGCGAAACAAACGGGATTGGTAATTGATTTTGACAGGAGCATCCCTGCCAATACATTCAAGTCCCATGAATTGATCCATTATGCGGCAAGTGTAGGCAAGGGGACTGAAATGAAGGGACGTCTATTCAAGGCACACTTTGAGGAGGGCCTGAACATCGAGGATGAATCAGTCCTGGTTACCTTGGCCACGGAGGTGGGACTTGATGCTGCCGGGACCAAGGAAGCACTATCATCCGATACATATGCCTATGAGGTAAAGCAGGATTTGAATGAAGCCAAGCAGATTGGTATCCGTGGGGTACCGTTCTTTCTATTTAACCGTAAATATGCGGTATCCGGCGCACAGCCAACGGATGCCTTTGTGGAAGTTTTGGAAAAGAGTTTCTCCGAATGGCGCGAGAGCAACCCAAAGATTACCTTCCTGAACCCGGACAAGGATGCGCCAAGTTGTACCGATGACTCTTGTTCGATTTAA
- a CDS encoding S41 family peptidase: MLKNILTMMALAAAQLSMAQTTDETLLLRNPSISANHVSFVYGGDIWIADKNGSNPRRLSVNPAVEQNPIFSPDGSKIAFTGNYDGNTDVYVISIHGGDPQRVTSHPAADVLRGWISNDEVYFSTQRELTYSLGGRLYKTKLNGSVDYPLLMPEAYQGSPSADGRYWAYIKNSDPTERERVAFKRYRGGGMPSIWIFDSKTHDIQVVPGEKSNDVKPIWLGGKVYFLSDRDKIVNIFAYDVQSKSVEKLTNFTDYDVRTLQGRDGELIYEQAGKLHILNTANKTSSPLKINIQADALSKRARYVEMKDDIRGFGISPTGQRALFESRGEIFSVPKEKGDARNISNAPGSHERFPAWSPNGKWISYISDKNGRYELVLRDQKGVDEPMYISLGKDNYYFQPTWSPDSKKLFYNDAHLNLYFVDVASKKITKVADDYLGSHTGRGYNYFQSSWSPDSKWIAYLKTLKNGVNAVYMYNIDSKQTQQITDGMSAVRQPKFTKDGKYLIFTASTNVGLTNSGLHMTAYDRATEYAPYAFILSSDSPSIFKNESDEEAVVTEGAIAEKESDKNKDTKKDDKKTTKNGKDEKTKEVQTPKEIKVDFANINNRIMALPIESGSYGFDGTVENMLIYMRNRNIYAYDLKKMEEKQLVENAGGFEISADGKQMFYRDQKGYYIVAAGQKPAGDAGKLKLENIKLKVDPEAEWNQIYNEVWAMQKDFFYVENMHGADWEAAKKKYAKFLPYVNHRSDLSYLLNEMLGELVVGHSYIYPGDEPTAPSVSAGVLGADYVIDNNRYKIAKIYNRMDWNPSFKAPLAEPGLNLREGMYILAVNGQELTADIDIYSLFDFTVGKQVSLKVNDKPSLSGARDIIVKPISFGNEVALRRQEWVENNRKKVDQLSNGQIAYVYMPNTGREGYTSFNRYYFSQMDKKALLLDERNNGGGSVADYVIDLLSRDLISGWGIRDGRSFTTPGNGIFGPKAMIINENAGSGGDMMPYMFRFKGLGKLVGRTTMGILVGISGYPPLLDGGSVTSPNFGVFDLNGNYIIENEGVAPDIFVEQTPKDLLSGRDPQLERTVQLLLEEMKTYPYKELKKPNDPVRVN; encoded by the coding sequence ATGCTAAAGAATATCCTTACCATGATGGCCTTGGCTGCAGCACAACTGAGCATGGCCCAAACAACAGATGAAACTTTATTGCTCCGGAATCCCAGTATCAGCGCGAACCATGTCAGCTTTGTCTATGGTGGTGACATCTGGATCGCCGATAAGAACGGCAGTAATCCACGTCGGTTATCCGTAAACCCTGCGGTTGAGCAGAATCCTATTTTCTCGCCTGATGGCAGCAAGATCGCCTTTACAGGAAATTATGATGGCAATACGGATGTGTATGTGATTTCTATCCATGGTGGTGATCCCCAACGGGTAACCAGCCATCCGGCAGCAGATGTGTTAAGAGGATGGATCTCAAACGATGAAGTTTACTTCAGTACGCAGCGCGAGTTGACCTACTCTTTAGGTGGCCGGTTATACAAAACAAAGTTGAACGGTTCGGTGGACTATCCCTTGCTGATGCCGGAAGCCTATCAGGGATCACCATCTGCTGATGGCCGATACTGGGCGTATATCAAGAATTCCGATCCGACCGAGCGCGAGCGTGTAGCGTTCAAACGCTATCGTGGTGGCGGTATGCCTTCCATTTGGATTTTCGATTCCAAGACGCATGATATCCAGGTGGTTCCGGGAGAGAAATCCAACGATGTGAAACCGATCTGGTTGGGTGGAAAGGTATATTTCCTATCCGATCGGGATAAGATCGTCAATATCTTCGCTTATGATGTGCAAAGCAAGAGCGTGGAGAAGCTGACGAATTTTACGGACTACGATGTGCGTACCTTGCAGGGACGGGATGGGGAATTGATCTACGAACAAGCCGGCAAGCTCCATATTCTGAATACGGCGAATAAAACCTCTTCACCTCTGAAAATCAACATACAGGCGGATGCACTGTCGAAAAGGGCGCGTTATGTGGAGATGAAGGATGATATCCGTGGTTTTGGAATCTCACCAACAGGGCAACGCGCGTTATTCGAATCCCGCGGGGAAATATTCTCGGTTCCGAAAGAGAAAGGTGATGCACGGAATATATCCAATGCACCGGGTAGCCACGAAAGATTCCCTGCATGGTCGCCAAACGGAAAGTGGATTTCCTATATTTCGGATAAAAATGGTCGGTACGAACTCGTACTGCGGGATCAGAAAGGTGTGGATGAACCAATGTATATCAGCTTGGGCAAGGATAATTACTACTTCCAGCCGACCTGGTCTCCGGACAGCAAAAAGCTGTTCTATAACGATGCACACCTGAATCTGTATTTCGTGGATGTGGCAAGTAAAAAGATAACGAAAGTTGCCGATGATTACCTGGGATCACATACTGGACGCGGGTACAACTATTTCCAATCCAGTTGGTCTCCGGATTCCAAATGGATTGCCTACCTGAAGACGTTGAAAAACGGGGTGAATGCCGTTTATATGTATAATATCGATAGCAAACAGACCCAACAGATTACGGACGGGATGAGTGCGGTACGTCAGCCTAAATTTACCAAGGATGGCAAGTACCTGATCTTTACGGCAAGTACAAATGTCGGATTGACCAATTCGGGCCTACACATGACCGCCTATGACCGTGCAACAGAGTATGCGCCTTATGCATTTATCCTTTCCAGTGACAGCCCGTCTATTTTCAAGAACGAAAGCGATGAAGAAGCCGTAGTAACGGAAGGTGCCATTGCGGAGAAAGAATCGGATAAAAATAAAGACACAAAGAAAGACGATAAGAAAACGACCAAAAACGGCAAGGACGAGAAGACCAAGGAGGTCCAGACACCTAAGGAGATCAAGGTTGACTTTGCCAATATCAACAACCGGATCATGGCGCTTCCGATCGAGTCGGGCTCCTATGGTTTTGATGGTACCGTAGAGAATATGTTGATCTATATGCGCAATCGGAATATTTATGCCTATGATCTGAAGAAGATGGAAGAGAAACAGTTGGTTGAGAATGCGGGCGGCTTTGAGATCAGCGCAGATGGGAAACAGATGTTCTATCGTGACCAAAAGGGATATTATATCGTTGCTGCCGGACAGAAGCCTGCGGGCGATGCCGGGAAATTGAAACTGGAGAACATTAAGCTCAAGGTGGATCCGGAAGCGGAATGGAACCAGATCTATAACGAAGTTTGGGCGATGCAGAAGGATTTCTTCTATGTGGAGAACATGCATGGCGCTGATTGGGAAGCTGCAAAAAAGAAATATGCTAAATTCCTGCCTTATGTGAACCACCGCTCCGACCTGAGCTACCTGCTGAATGAAATGCTCGGAGAGTTGGTCGTGGGCCATAGCTATATTTATCCTGGTGATGAGCCAACCGCACCGTCGGTTTCCGCAGGTGTATTGGGTGCAGACTATGTCATCGATAACAACAGGTACAAAATTGCGAAAATCTATAACCGTATGGATTGGAACCCAAGCTTTAAAGCCCCATTGGCCGAGCCGGGATTAAATCTACGGGAAGGAATGTATATTCTGGCCGTGAATGGTCAGGAGCTGACGGCTGATATCGATATTTACAGCTTATTTGATTTTACCGTTGGCAAGCAAGTCAGTTTGAAGGTAAACGACAAACCAAGCCTATCTGGCGCACGCGATATCATCGTTAAACCTATTTCCTTTGGCAACGAAGTCGCCCTTCGCCGCCAGGAATGGGTGGAGAACAACAGAAAGAAGGTGGACCAATTGAGCAATGGACAGATAGCCTATGTCTATATGCCGAACACGGGTAGGGAAGGGTACACATCCTTCAACCGGTATTATTTCTCGCAGATGGACAAAAAGGCCCTTCTATTGGATGAGCGAAACAATGGTGGTGGATCGGTTGCCGATTACGTCATCGACCTGTTGTCACGAGACTTGATATCAGGCTGGGGAATTCGTGATGGACGAAGCTTTACCACACCTGGAAACGGCATATTCGGTCCAAAAGCGATGATCATTAATGAAAACGCTGGATCTGGTGGAGACATGATGCCGTATATGTTCCGGTTCAAGGGCTTAGGCAAATTGGTCGGTAGGACGACCATGGGTATCCTGGTGGGTATTTCCGGTTATCCGCCGCTATTGGATGGAGGTAGTGTAACCTCGCCGAACTTCGGTGTTTTTGACCTGAATGGAAACTACATCATTGAAAATGAAGGCGTAGCGCCGGATATCTTTGTGGAGCAAACCCCGAAAGACCTGTTGAGCGGACGAGACCCACAGCTGGAGAGAACGGTTCAGTTGCTGCTGGAAGAGATGAAAACCTATCCATACAAAGAACTTAAGAAACCGAACGATCCCGTTCGTGTGAACTAA
- a CDS encoding zinc ribbon domain-containing protein → MEQTVEQKLKALWAWQSVETQIDKIRQVRGELPIEVADLEDEIAGLDTRIEKIRNELDELEDSIVKRKNMIKDSQTAIKKYETQLNEVKNNREYDAISKEIEIQGLEIQVYEKRIREAEFEIKNKTEAYEATVKNVDFSKGELDAKKQELETITSETQKEEDQLVGEVEKAEKSIDDRLLKVIKKLRKSFRNGLAVVSIERDSCSGCHNKIPPQLQSEIRQRKKIIICEHCGRILVDEEIASEEA, encoded by the coding sequence TTATGGGCATGGCAATCCGTGGAAACACAGATTGATAAAATTCGCCAAGTACGTGGAGAACTACCTATTGAGGTAGCTGACCTAGAGGATGAGATCGCGGGTTTGGACACACGTATCGAAAAAATTCGTAATGAGCTGGATGAATTGGAAGATTCAATCGTGAAGCGCAAGAATATGATCAAAGATTCGCAAACTGCGATCAAGAAATACGAAACACAACTGAATGAGGTAAAGAACAACCGTGAGTATGATGCAATTTCCAAGGAAATTGAAATCCAAGGGTTGGAAATTCAAGTGTACGAGAAGCGTATTCGTGAAGCTGAATTTGAGATCAAGAACAAGACAGAAGCTTACGAAGCAACTGTAAAGAATGTTGATTTCAGCAAAGGTGAATTGGATGCCAAGAAACAAGAACTTGAAACCATTACTTCTGAAACACAGAAAGAAGAAGATCAGTTGGTAGGCGAGGTTGAGAAAGCAGAAAAGAGCATCGATGACCGCTTATTGAAAGTGATCAAGAAATTGCGCAAATCCTTCAGAAACGGATTGGCCGTAGTTTCTATCGAGCGTGATAGCTGCTCAGGTTGCCACAACAAAATACCACCTCAGTTGCAATCTGAAATTCGCCAAAGAAAGAAAATCATTATCTGTGAACACTGTGGCCGTATTCTAGTTGACGAAGAAATCGCATCAGAAGAAGCATAG